One stretch of Camelus bactrianus isolate YW-2024 breed Bactrian camel chromosome 19, ASM4877302v1, whole genome shotgun sequence DNA includes these proteins:
- the ZHX3 gene encoding zinc fingers and homeoboxes protein 3, with the protein MASKRKSTTPCMIPVKTVVLPDASAEAQPAEATREVPQQDMPPEAPATSSEATQSASSTDGATLANGHRSTLDGYSYACKYCDFRSQDITQFVGHLNSEHTDFNKDPTFVCTECSFLAKTPEGLSLHNAKCHSGEASFVWHVAKPDNHVVVEQSVPESTSPPDALGEPNVEGTDGQAEIIITKTPIMKIMKGKAEAKKIHTLKENVPNQPTGEALPNPSAGDAEVKEGDHAFVNGAVPVSQASTSSAKPPHAANGPLIGTVPVLPAGIAQFLSLQQPPPAHAQHHAHQPLPTAKSLPKVMIPLSSIPTYNAAMDSNSFLKNSFHKFPYPTKAELCYLTVVTKYPEEQLKIWFTAQRLKQGISWSPEEIEDARKKMFNTVIQSVPQPTITVLNTPLVASASNVQHLIQAALPGHVVGQPEGTAGGLLVTQPLMANGLQAPSSSLPLAVTSVPKPPTVAPINTVCSNTTSAVKVVNAAQSLLTACPSITSQAFLDASIYKNKKSHEQLSALKGSFCRNQFPGQSEVEHLTKVTGLSTREVRKWFSDRRYHCRNLKGSRAGLPGEHGSILGDSVPEVPFPPSSKAPEVPCIPTAATLATPPSAKRQSWHQTPDFTPTKYKERAPEQLRALESSFAQNPLPLDEELDRLRTETKMTRREIDGWFSERRKKVSAKEAKKVEEGASHGEEEAAEDEGEEGSAGDLRVLGENGSPEVPSSHTLAERKVSPIKINLKNLRVTEANGRSELPGLGICEPEDDVPNKLAEQPPGKVSYKKTAQQRHLLRQLFVQTQWPSNQDYEAIMAQTGLPRPEVVRWFGDSRYALKNGQLKWYEDYKRGNFPPGLLVIAPGNRELLQDYYVTHKMLFEEDLQSLCDKTQMGAQQVKQWFAEKMGEETRAVADTGSEGQGPGEPAAVHKGTGDTYSEVSENSESWEPSAPEARSEPFDTPSPQAGPQLETD; encoded by the exons ATGGCCAGCAAGAGGAAGTCCACCACCCCATGCATGATCCCTGTGAAGACCGTGGTGCTGCCGGACGCCAGTGCTGAGGCCCAGCCTGCGGAGGCCACACGGGAGGTGCCCCAGCAGGATATGCCCCCGGAAGCACCTGCCACCAGCAGTGAGGCCACCCAGAGCGCCAGCAGTACCGACGGTGCCACGCTGGCCAACGGGCACCGGAGCACCTTGGACGGCTACTCATATGCCTGTAAATATTGTGACTTCAGATCCCAGGACATAACCCAGTTTGTGGGACATCTGAACTCAGAGCACACAGACTTTAATAAAGACCCAACTTTTGTATGCACTGAATGCAGTTTTCTGGCAAAAACTCCTGAGGGGCTTTCTCTGCACAATGCCAAGTGTCACTCGGGGGAAGCCAGCTTTGTGTGGCATGTGGCCAAGCCAGACAATCATGTAGTAGTGGAGCAGAGCGTCCCTGAGAGCACCAGCCCTCCCGATGCATTGGGTGAGCCAAATGTGGAAGGGACGGATGGACAGGCTGAAATCATCATCACCAAAACTCCAATCATGAAGATAATGAAAGGTAAAGCTGAGGCCAAAAAAATTCACACGCTCAAGGAGAATGTCCCCAATCAGCCCACTGGTGAGGCCTTACCAAACCCTTCAGCGGGGGACGCGGAGGTGAAAGAGGGGGACCATGCCTTTGTCAATGGGGCGGTTCCAGTCAGCCAGGCCTCTACCAGCTCTGCCAAACCCCCCCACGCGGCCAACGGGCCCCTGATAGGAACGGTGCCAGTGTTGCCAGCGGGGATCGCCCAGTTCCTCTCCCTCCAGCAGCCGCCCCCGGCCCATGCCCAGCACCATGCTCACCAGCCCCTGCCCACGGCCAAGTCCCTTCCCAAGGTGATGATCCCGCTGAGCAGCATTCCCACATACAATGCAGCCATGGACTCCAACAGCTTCCTGAAGAACTCTTTCCACAAGTTCCCCTATCCAACCAAAGCCGAGCTCTGCTATTTGACTGTGGTCACCAAGTACCCAGAAGAACAGCTCAAGATCTGGTTCACTGCCCAGAGGCTGAAACAAGGTATCAGCTGGTCCCCAGAGGAGATCGAGGACGCCcggaaaaagatgttcaacacggTCATTCAGTCCGTCCCTCAGCCCACAATCACTGTTCTCAACACCCCTCTGGTTGCCAGTGCCAGCAACGTCCAACATCTCATCCAGGCTGCTCTGCCGGGTCACGTCGTGGGACAGCCGGAGGGCACAGCCGGAGGACTTCTGGTCACTCAGCCACTGATGGCCAACGGATTGCAGGCACCCAGCTCGTCTCTTCCCTTGGCAGTCACATCTGTCCCCAAGCCGCCCACTGTGGCACCCATTAACACTGTGTGTTCAAATACCACGTCGGCCGTGAAGGTGGTGAACGCGGCCCAGTCGCTCCTCACAGCATGCCCCAGCATTACCTCCCAAGCGTTCCTCGACGCCAGCATCTACAAAAACAAGAAATCTCACGAACAGCTGTCAGCTCTGAAAGGTAGCTTCTGTCGGAACCAGTTCCCAGGACAGAGTGAAGTTGAGCATCTGACCAAAGTGACCGGCCTCAGCACGAGGGAGGTGCGGAAGTGGTTCAGTGACCGCAGGTACCACTGCCGGAACCTGAAGGGCTCCCGGGCCGGGCTGCCTGGAGAGCACGGCTCCATCCTTGGGGACTCTGTGCCAGAGGTGCCCTTCCCCCCATCATCCAAGGCCCCGGAGGTGCCCTGCATCCCCACGGCGGCTACCCTGGCCACCCCTCCTTCGGCCAAACGACAGTCCTGGCACCAGACCCCTGACTTCACACCAACCAAATACAAAGAGCGAGCCCCTGAGCAGCTCAGAGCCCTGGAGAGTAGCTTTGCACAAAACCCCCTTCCTCTCGATGAGGAGCTGGACCGTCTGAGGACTGAGACCAAAATGACCCGCAGGGAGATCGATGGCTGGTTTTCAGAGAGGCGGAAAAAAGTGAGCGCCAAGGAGGCCAAGAAGGTTGAGGAGGGTGCCTCccatggggaggaggaggctgctgaGGACGAGGGGGAGGAGGGCTCAGCCGGTGACCTGAGGGTCCTGGGTGAGAACGGCTCCCCAGAAGTGCCCAGCAGCCACACACTGGCAGAACGCAAAGTCAGCCCCATCAAAATCAACCTCAAGAACCTGCGGGTCACAGAGGCCAATGGCAGGAGCGAGCTTCCGGGGCTGGGCATCTGCGAGCCCGAGGACGATGTGCCGAACAAGCTGGCGGAGCAGCCCCCGGGCAAGGTGAGCTACAAAAAGACGGCCCAGCAGCGGCACCTGCTGCGGCAGCTCTTCGTGCAGACTCAGTGGCCCAGCAACCAGGACTACGAGGCCATCATGGCCCAGACGGGCCTGCCGCGGCCCGAGGTGGTGCGCTGGTTCGGGGATAGCAGGTACGCCCTGAAGAACGGCCAGCTCAAGTGGTACGAAGACTATAAGCGGGGCAACTTCCCCCCGGGGCTGCTGGTCATCGCCCCCGGCAACCGGGAGCTGCTGCAAGACTATTACGTGACGCACAAGATGCTGTTCGAGGAGGACCTGCAGAGCCTCTGCGACAAGACCCAGATGGGTGCCCAGCAGGTCAAACAGTGGTTTGCGGAGAAAATGGGTGAGGAGACCCGGGCTGTGGCCGACACGGGCAGCGAGGGCCAGGGCCCCGGTGAGCCTGCGGCAGTTCACAAAGGGACAGGCGACACCTATTCGGAGGTGTCTGAAAACAGTGAGTCGTGGGAGCCCAGTGCCCCTGAGGCCCGCTCAGAGCCCTTTGACACGCCGAGTCCTCAGGCTGGACCTCAGCTGG aAACAGACTGA